In Pseudomonas sp. R76, one genomic interval encodes:
- a CDS encoding chorismate mutase → MAVNCTTLEEVRDNIDRLDQQIVTLLAERGRFVSQAARFKKDTDGVKAPQRVEQVIAKVRGLSEAVGANPEVTEQVYRAMIAAFIEQELAEHAALASLATD, encoded by the coding sequence ATGGCTGTTAACTGCACCACGCTCGAAGAAGTCCGCGACAACATCGACCGCCTCGACCAACAAATCGTCACCCTGCTGGCAGAACGCGGCCGCTTTGTCTCCCAAGCAGCGCGCTTCAAAAAAGACACCGATGGCGTCAAGGCGCCACAACGGGTTGAACAGGTGATCGCCAAGGTGCGGGGTTTATCCGAGGCGGTGGGTGCCAACCCTGAAGTGACTGAGCAGGTGTATCGCGCGATGATTGCGGCGTTTATTGAGCAGGAATTGGCAGAGCATGCTGCGCTGGCGAGCTTAGCCACGGATTAG
- a CDS encoding GreA/GreB family elongation factor has protein sequence MSRAFVNEDNAAAQADQPVERQVSEQPNHLTAQGLAQLQAKVAQLQHEYSVESAKDDKQRQADLERDLRYFNQRVQSAQVVAPATSTEKVQIGSWVTFANEQDEQQRIQLVGEDQADASANLINWGSPLGRALLGAEVGDEVLWKRPVGDQLIEVLRVEPEA, from the coding sequence ATGAGCCGAGCTTTTGTTAACGAAGACAACGCCGCCGCCCAGGCCGATCAACCGGTGGAGCGTCAGGTCAGTGAGCAACCCAATCACCTGACTGCGCAAGGGTTGGCGCAATTGCAGGCCAAGGTCGCGCAGTTGCAGCACGAATACAGCGTCGAGTCCGCCAAGGACGACAAGCAGCGTCAGGCGGATCTTGAGCGGGATTTGCGCTACTTCAACCAGCGGGTGCAAAGCGCCCAAGTGGTGGCGCCAGCGACCTCAACCGAAAAAGTGCAGATCGGCAGCTGGGTGACTTTTGCCAACGAACAGGACGAACAGCAGCGCATTCAATTGGTCGGTGAAGACCAGGCCGACGCCAGCGCCAACCTGATCAACTGGGGTTCGCCGCTGGGCCGTGCATTGCTGGGCGCCGAGGTCGGCGACGAGGTGCTGTGGAAGCGCCCCGTCGGCGATCAGTTGATCGAAGTGCTGCGCGTGGAGCCCGAGGCTTAG